In Ischnura elegans chromosome 9, ioIscEleg1.1, whole genome shotgun sequence, the following proteins share a genomic window:
- the LOC124165524 gene encoding uncharacterized protein C15orf61 homolog, which produces MKLPLRLMTASYRPSASAIKPKSSEVLTCYLQQLKEPPWTSYFVKYSSIENDQRGMSHFNWAVGCSNYHILRTGCYPYIKYHCSKRPVADLSAEDQFFRIIKIMNLGIPCLAYGIAAVFLIRHQEDVLTPKGKVTIYFLYEEDKGSLY; this is translated from the exons ATGAAGCTACCATTGCGCTTGATGACTGCATCCTACCGGCCGTCCGCATCGGCAATAAAACCGAAGTCTTCCGAGGTTTTAACATGCTACCTTCAGCAGCTGAAGGAACCTCCGTGGACATCATATTTCGTTAAGTATAGCAGCATAGAAAATGATCAGAGGGGAATGTCTCATTTCAATTGGGCAGTAGGATGCAGCAACTACCACATTCTTCGAACTGGCTGCTACCCGTACATCAAATATCATTGCTCCAAGAGGCCTGTGGCTGATCTCTCTGCGGAGGACCAGTTTTTCAGGATTATCAAGATAATGAATTTAG GAATACCATGCTTGGCGTACGGGATTGCGGCAGTGTTTCTGATTCGTCACCAAGAAGACGTGCTTACGCCCAAAGGCAAAGTTACCATTTATTTTCTCTATGAGGAAGATAAAGGTTCTTTGTATTAG